A section of the Triticum dicoccoides isolate Atlit2015 ecotype Zavitan chromosome 7A, WEW_v2.0, whole genome shotgun sequence genome encodes:
- the LOC119333797 gene encoding lysosomal Pro-X carboxypeptidase-like isoform X2 has protein sequence MAASCSLPVVILALFLLLVAAFAPATAASPSKRPTHQPLLFPVGLAPLHRRHSSGRYAAAAVTASAAAATDNGTAEPFTAHYFLQELDHFTFTPNSSHLFSQKYLLNDTFWRRKPTTGPLFVYTGNEGDIEWFATNTGFMFDIAPQFGALLVFIEHRFYGESIPFGNDSYRSPDTLGYLTSTQALADFAVLITSLKQNLSAVDAPVVVFGGSYGGTSWFRLKYPHVAMGALASSAPILQFDDITPWSSFYDAISEDFKSESLNCFSVIKAVWDVLDDRGSNHTGLLELSKTFRTCKTVQSADSLSNWLWNAFTYTAMVDYPTPANFMMNLPAYPVKEMCKIIDSFPAGADVIDKAFAAASLYYNYSGDQKCFEMEGGDDPHDLDGWGWQACTEMVMPMIVSNESMFPPFSFSYENNSEGCLTYYRVRPRIHWITTEYGGHNIDKVLKRFGSNIIFSNGMRDPWSRGGVLKNISSSIIALVTEKGAHHLDLRSATKDDPEWVVEQRRQEVEIMHAWIDQYNKDIAQM, from the exons ctcgtcgcagcGTTTGCGCCAGCAACAGCAGCGAGCCCCTCCAAGCGCCCCACCCATCAGCCTCTTCTTTTCCCCGTGGGACTCGCTCCCTTGCATCGGAGGCACTCGAGCGGCaggtacgccgccgccgccgtcacggcCTCAGCCGCAGCGGCGACGGACAACGGCACGGCGGAGCCGTTCACGGCGCACTACTTCCTGCAGGAGCTGGACCACTTCACCTTCACGCCCAACTCCTCCCACCTCTTCTCCCAGAAGTACCTCCTCAACGACACCTTCTGGCGGCGGAAACCCACCACCGGCCCGCTGTTCGTGTACACCGGCAACGAGGGCGACATCGAGTGGTTCGCCACCAACACCGGCTTCATGTTCGACATCGCGCCCCAGTTCGGCGCCCTCCTCGTCTTCATCGAG CATCGGTTCTACGGGGAGTCGATCCCGTTCGGGAACGACTCGTACAGGTCGCCAGACACGCTCGGTTACCTGACGTCCACGCAGGCACTTGCCGACTTCGCCGTCCTCATCACCAGCCTCAAGCAGAACCTCTCCGCCGTCGACGCCCCCGTCGTCGTCTTCGGCGGCTCCTACGGCGGCA CTTCATGGTTCAGGCTCAAGTATCCTCATGTCGCCATGGGGGCCTTGGCGTCCTCTGCACCAATCCTGCAGTTCGACGACATCACCCCGTGGTCTAGCTTCTACGACGCCATCTCGGAAGACTTCAAG TCTGAGAGCCTGAATTGCTTTAGTGTCATCAAGGCGGTCTGGGATGTGCTTGATGATCGGGGATCCAACCACACAGGCCTCTTGGAGCTCAGCAAAACATTCAGGACCTGCAA GACCGTGCAGTCCGCTGATTCGCTGAGTAACTGGCTATGGAATGCATTCACCTACACCGCCATGGTGGACTATCCGACCCCAGCCAATTTCATGATGAATCTGCCTGCTTACCCTGTGAAGGAG ATGTGTAAGATCATTGATTCTTTTCCCGCGGGAGCAGACGTCATCGACAAAGCTTTCGCCGCAGCGAGCCTGTACTACAATTACTCAGGCGACCAGAAATGCTTTGAGATGGAGGGTGGCGATGACCCTCATGACCTCGATGGCTGGGGTTGGCAG GCCTGCACAGAGATGGTCATGCCGATGATCGTGTCCAATGAGAGCATGTTCCCACCGTTCAGCTTCAGTTACGAGAACAATTCCGAGGGCTGCCTCACGTACTACAGAGTTCGTCCGAGGATACATTGGATCACTACTGAATATGGTGGCCAT AATATTGACAAGGTTCTCAAGAGGTTTGGGAGCAACATCATCTTCTCCAACGGGATGCGAGACCCGTGGAGTCGAGGCGG AGTACTGAAGAACATATCATCCAGCATCATTGCTCTTGTGACGGAGAAAG GGGCCCATCATTTGGACTTGAGATCTGCAACCAAGGATGATCCAGAATGGGTTGTAGAACAAAGGAGACAGGAAGTTGAGATCATGCATGCATGGATAGATCAGTATAACAAGGACATTGCACAGATGTAG
- the LOC119333797 gene encoding lysosomal Pro-X carboxypeptidase-like isoform X1: MAASCSLPVVILALFLLLVAAFAPATAASPSKRPTHQPLLFPVGLAPLHRRHSSGRYAAAAVTASAAAATDNGTAEPFTAHYFLQELDHFTFTPNSSHLFSQKYLLNDTFWRRKPTTGPLFVYTGNEGDIEWFATNTGFMFDIAPQFGALLVFIEHRFYGESIPFGNDSYRSPDTLGYLTSTQALADFAVLITSLKQNLSAVDAPVVVFGGSYGGMLASWFRLKYPHVAMGALASSAPILQFDDITPWSSFYDAISEDFKSESLNCFSVIKAVWDVLDDRGSNHTGLLELSKTFRTCKTVQSADSLSNWLWNAFTYTAMVDYPTPANFMMNLPAYPVKEMCKIIDSFPAGADVIDKAFAAASLYYNYSGDQKCFEMEGGDDPHDLDGWGWQACTEMVMPMIVSNESMFPPFSFSYENNSEGCLTYYRVRPRIHWITTEYGGHNIDKVLKRFGSNIIFSNGMRDPWSRGGVLKNISSSIIALVTEKGAHHLDLRSATKDDPEWVVEQRRQEVEIMHAWIDQYNKDIAQM; the protein is encoded by the exons ctcgtcgcagcGTTTGCGCCAGCAACAGCAGCGAGCCCCTCCAAGCGCCCCACCCATCAGCCTCTTCTTTTCCCCGTGGGACTCGCTCCCTTGCATCGGAGGCACTCGAGCGGCaggtacgccgccgccgccgtcacggcCTCAGCCGCAGCGGCGACGGACAACGGCACGGCGGAGCCGTTCACGGCGCACTACTTCCTGCAGGAGCTGGACCACTTCACCTTCACGCCCAACTCCTCCCACCTCTTCTCCCAGAAGTACCTCCTCAACGACACCTTCTGGCGGCGGAAACCCACCACCGGCCCGCTGTTCGTGTACACCGGCAACGAGGGCGACATCGAGTGGTTCGCCACCAACACCGGCTTCATGTTCGACATCGCGCCCCAGTTCGGCGCCCTCCTCGTCTTCATCGAG CATCGGTTCTACGGGGAGTCGATCCCGTTCGGGAACGACTCGTACAGGTCGCCAGACACGCTCGGTTACCTGACGTCCACGCAGGCACTTGCCGACTTCGCCGTCCTCATCACCAGCCTCAAGCAGAACCTCTCCGCCGTCGACGCCCCCGTCGTCGTCTTCGGCGGCTCCTACGGCGGCA TGCTAGCTTCATGGTTCAGGCTCAAGTATCCTCATGTCGCCATGGGGGCCTTGGCGTCCTCTGCACCAATCCTGCAGTTCGACGACATCACCCCGTGGTCTAGCTTCTACGACGCCATCTCGGAAGACTTCAAG TCTGAGAGCCTGAATTGCTTTAGTGTCATCAAGGCGGTCTGGGATGTGCTTGATGATCGGGGATCCAACCACACAGGCCTCTTGGAGCTCAGCAAAACATTCAGGACCTGCAA GACCGTGCAGTCCGCTGATTCGCTGAGTAACTGGCTATGGAATGCATTCACCTACACCGCCATGGTGGACTATCCGACCCCAGCCAATTTCATGATGAATCTGCCTGCTTACCCTGTGAAGGAG ATGTGTAAGATCATTGATTCTTTTCCCGCGGGAGCAGACGTCATCGACAAAGCTTTCGCCGCAGCGAGCCTGTACTACAATTACTCAGGCGACCAGAAATGCTTTGAGATGGAGGGTGGCGATGACCCTCATGACCTCGATGGCTGGGGTTGGCAG GCCTGCACAGAGATGGTCATGCCGATGATCGTGTCCAATGAGAGCATGTTCCCACCGTTCAGCTTCAGTTACGAGAACAATTCCGAGGGCTGCCTCACGTACTACAGAGTTCGTCCGAGGATACATTGGATCACTACTGAATATGGTGGCCAT AATATTGACAAGGTTCTCAAGAGGTTTGGGAGCAACATCATCTTCTCCAACGGGATGCGAGACCCGTGGAGTCGAGGCGG AGTACTGAAGAACATATCATCCAGCATCATTGCTCTTGTGACGGAGAAAG GGGCCCATCATTTGGACTTGAGATCTGCAACCAAGGATGATCCAGAATGGGTTGTAGAACAAAGGAGACAGGAAGTTGAGATCATGCATGCATGGATAGATCAGTATAACAAGGACATTGCACAGATGTAG